The following are from one region of the Nicotiana tabacum cultivar K326 chromosome 3, ASM71507v2, whole genome shotgun sequence genome:
- the LOC107826127 gene encoding uncharacterized protein LOC107826127 produces the protein MKAVVITSPGGPEVLQIQQVEDPQIKEDEVLIKIAATALNRADTLQRQGKYPPPKGDSEYPGLECSGTVEAVGKDVTRWKIGDLVCALIGGGGYAEKVAVPTGQVLPVPSGVSLQDAASFPEVACTVWSTVFMTSKLSSGETFLIHGGSSGIGTFSIQMAKCLGVKIFVTAGSEEKLVACKELGADVCINYKTEDFVTRIKEETGGKGVDVILDNIGGSYFQQNLDSLNVDGRLFIIGFMGGTVTQVNLAGLLARRLTVQAAGLRSRSAKNKAQIVREVEKNVWPAIAAGKVKPVVYKYFPLAEAAEAHQLMESSKHIGKILLTV, from the exons ATGAAGGCTGTAGTGATAACAAGTCCAGGTGGACCAGAGGTGTTGCAGATACAACAAGTGGAAGACCCACAAATCAAAGAAGATGAAGTGTTGATCAAAATAGCAGCTACTGCCCTTAATAGAGCTGACACCCTTCAGCGCCAAGGTAAATACCCACCCCCTAAAGGTGACAGTGAATACCCTGGTCTTGAATGTTCTGGCACTGTTGAAGCCGTCGGCAAGGATGTTACTCGCTGGAAAATTGGTGACCTG GTATGTGCTCTCATTGGTGGTGGAGGTTACGCGGAGAAAGTAGCTGTACCTACTGGACAAGTTCTTCCTGTTCCATCAGGTGTTTCTTTACAAGATGCAGCTAGTTTTCCTGAGGTGGCATGTACTGTTTGGTCAACTGTTTTCATGACGAGCAAGCTTTCCTCGGGTGAAACGTTCCTG ATACATGGAGGCTCTAGCGGAATTGGTACCTTTTCCATTCAAATGGCTAAGTGCCTTGGAGTCAAAATTTTTGTCACAGCAG GAAGTGAGGAAAAACTTGTTGCATGCAAAGAACTTGGTGCTGATGTTTGCATCAATTATAAGACTGAAGACTTTGTTACCCGCATCAAGGAGGAAACAGGAGGGAAAG GTGTTGACGTCATACTAGATAATATAGGAGGTTCATACTTCCAACAAAACCTCGACAGCCTCAATGTTGATGGTAGGCTCTTCATTATTGGTTTTATGGGAGGCACAGTGACACAAGTAAATCTTGCCGGTTTGTTAGCAAGACGCCTGACAGTGCAGG CTGCTGGCTTGCGTAGTAGAAGCGCAAAAAACAAAGCTCAAATTGTGAGAGAAGTGGAGAAGAATGTTTGGCCAGCAATTGCAGCAGGCAAGGTGAAACCGGTGGTgtacaagtacttccctttagCAGAAGCTGCTGAGGCTCATCAGTTAATGGAAAGCAGCAAGCACATTGGGAAGATTTTGCTTACTGTTTAA